The following coding sequences are from one Photobacterium angustum window:
- a CDS encoding ABC transporter ATP-binding protein: protein MFKRFEGFTNAFPKQEPTQPPQGIFAFCRYYTRGFEKPLLCMALLSAIIAIVEVVLFGFMGKLVDWLAASDPKTFLAENGTTLIWLSLVVLIVMPLLVLISSLLSHQTLLGNYPMSIRWLAHRYLLKQSLSFYQDDFAGRIATKVMQTSLAVRETVMKTADVFVYVSVYFTSMLVILAQADWLLMLPMLAWLIAYIGIQIHFVPKLKKVAAEQADARSTMTGRIVDSYTNIATVKLFSHSKRETDYAEKGMKGFLATVHHQMRLVTGFDICVQLANYLLLFSISALSIYLWMHSAIQVGSIAIAISLALRINGMSMWIMWEVGALFENMGTVVDGMKTLSKPVEIEDEPNAKPLAVQNGGIEFDNVSFNYGENKDVINHLSLNIKPGEKVGLVGRSGAGKSTLVNLLLRFHNLEGGSIRIDGQDIAKVTQDSLRSKIGMVTQDTSLLHRSIKDNILYGDPEASDEQLLSATKQAHAHEFIETLTDPFGNIGYDAQVGERGVKLSGGQRQRIAISRVLLKNAPILILDEATSALDSEVEAAIQESLVELMEGKTVIAIAHRLSTIAAMDRLIVLDKGQIIEQGTHQELINQKGIYAQLWAHQTGGFLGEENNHLATES from the coding sequence ATGTTCAAACGCTTCGAAGGTTTCACTAACGCTTTTCCAAAGCAAGAGCCCACACAACCACCCCAAGGTATTTTTGCATTTTGTCGTTATTACACTCGTGGGTTTGAGAAACCGCTACTTTGCATGGCATTACTCAGTGCCATTATTGCAATCGTTGAAGTTGTGCTATTTGGTTTTATGGGTAAGTTAGTCGATTGGCTAGCAGCAAGTGATCCTAAAACATTCTTAGCTGAAAACGGAACAACCTTGATTTGGTTATCTTTGGTAGTGCTTATTGTGATGCCATTATTAGTCTTGATCTCATCATTGCTATCACACCAAACGTTATTGGGTAACTACCCAATGTCTATACGTTGGCTAGCCCACCGTTATCTGCTCAAACAAAGCCTTTCGTTTTACCAAGATGACTTTGCTGGACGCATTGCAACTAAAGTAATGCAAACTTCTCTTGCAGTAAGAGAAACAGTAATGAAAACGGCTGATGTTTTCGTTTACGTCTCTGTTTACTTTACTTCGATGCTAGTGATCCTTGCTCAAGCTGATTGGCTATTGATGTTACCTATGTTGGCTTGGTTAATCGCCTATATTGGTATTCAAATTCACTTTGTTCCTAAGTTAAAGAAGGTCGCAGCAGAGCAAGCTGATGCCCGCTCTACCATGACAGGACGAATTGTTGACAGTTATACCAATATTGCAACAGTCAAATTGTTCTCCCACAGTAAACGTGAAACCGATTATGCAGAAAAAGGAATGAAAGGATTCCTTGCTACGGTTCATCATCAAATGCGCTTGGTTACTGGATTTGATATTTGCGTTCAATTAGCTAACTACTTGTTACTTTTTTCTATTTCAGCCCTCTCTATTTACCTATGGATGCACAGTGCAATTCAAGTGGGGTCGATTGCAATTGCGATTAGTTTGGCGCTACGTATTAATGGCATGTCGATGTGGATCATGTGGGAAGTTGGTGCGCTATTTGAAAATATGGGTACCGTTGTCGACGGTATGAAAACGCTGTCTAAACCGGTTGAAATTGAAGATGAGCCTAACGCTAAACCATTAGCGGTGCAAAATGGCGGCATTGAGTTTGATAACGTGAGTTTTAACTATGGCGAAAATAAAGATGTTATCAATCATCTTTCGTTAAATATTAAACCCGGTGAAAAAGTCGGTTTGGTTGGTCGCTCTGGCGCAGGTAAATCAACGTTGGTTAACTTGCTATTACGTTTTCATAATTTAGAAGGCGGAAGTATTCGCATAGATGGTCAAGATATTGCGAAAGTTACGCAAGATTCATTACGCAGTAAAATTGGCATGGTAACGCAAGATACGTCTTTGCTTCACCGCTCTATTAAAGACAACATTCTTTATGGAGATCCTGAAGCCAGTGACGAGCAACTACTTTCCGCAACCAAACAAGCACATGCCCATGAGTTCATCGAAACGTTGACAGACCCGTTTGGTAATATTGGTTACGATGCTCAAGTTGGTGAACGTGGCGTTAAACTATCAGGAGGACAGCGTCAGCGTATTGCTATCTCCCGTGTATTACTGAAGAACGCGCCAATCTTAATTTTAGATGAAGCGACCTCTGCGTTAGATTCTGAAGTAGAAGCGGCGATTCAAGAAAGTTTGGTTGAATTAATGGAAGGCAAAACAGTTATCGCGATTGCCCACCGTTTATCGACTATTGCAGCGATGGATCGTCTTATTGTATTAGATAAAGGCCAAATTATTGAGCAAGGTACACACCAAGAGCTCATTAACCAAAAAGGCATCTATGCTCAGTTATGGGCACACCAAACCGGTGGTTTCCTTGGCGAAGAAAACAATCACCTTGCCACTGAAAGTTAA
- a CDS encoding DUF3157 family protein, translating into MKTTTQLGLFVVALTTVQPVWAADQTVTLEDGRQVILHDDFTWQYNQPSTKTLTSEHSHSKTSVTSQAVPLKANSETQNAIPLVTASKTVDVSLSKPKNIQQLSNSGVDILLQAPQYKDGQLIIPTMLTNQGSKSVMSIALRVTLNNADNQKIESQDVTLWRSIKRMPDTYFRAKTQQKGKDIIFTVPKMNDYKIQTEIIDVELW; encoded by the coding sequence ATGAAAACAACAACTCAGCTCGGTTTATTCGTTGTTGCTTTAACAACAGTGCAACCAGTTTGGGCTGCAGATCAAACGGTCACGTTAGAAGATGGTCGCCAAGTTATACTGCATGATGATTTCACTTGGCAATATAACCAGCCATCTACCAAGACACTAACATCTGAACATTCTCATTCTAAAACTTCGGTTACCTCTCAAGCAGTGCCTTTAAAAGCAAATTCTGAGACACAAAATGCAATCCCGCTAGTAACCGCATCTAAAACAGTAGACGTATCACTTAGCAAACCCAAAAATATCCAGCAATTAAGTAACAGCGGCGTTGATATCCTTTTACAAGCACCTCAATACAAAGATGGGCAGCTGATTATTCCGACCATGTTGACAAATCAAGGCTCTAAATCTGTGATGTCTATTGCTTTGCGCGTAACACTAAACAATGCTGATAATCAAAAAATTGAATCACAAGATGTGACCCTTTGGCGCTCAATTAAGCGAATGCCTGATACTTACTTCCGAGCGAAAACCCAGCAAAAAGGTAAAGATATTATTTTTACCGTACCAAAAATGAATGATTACAAAATCCAAACGGAAATCATTGATGTAGAGCTGTGGTAA